A portion of the Cryptomeria japonica chromosome 5, Sugi_1.0, whole genome shotgun sequence genome contains these proteins:
- the LOC131033702 gene encoding cysteine-rich receptor-like protein kinase 43, which produces MSASCTVRFEIYPFVESGNLSSSPSPSPEASSPPSTTSHTSSPPVALGPSEPTSQGKSNRHAFSPQSELRQQEQCFIFILEELAGSTKNFHDNNKLGEGGFGSGTTKDGKQIAVKKLSAKSRQGKEEFMNEVKLMANVQHLNLVKLFGCYVEGDERLIVYEYLPNKSLDTFLFDPKKRRLLDLKKRYNIIIGVACGLLYLHEDTQMKIIHKDIKANNILLDDKLHPKIADFGLAKLFGDDESYAQTRVADT; this is translated from the exons ATGTCAGCAAGTTGCACAGTTAGATTTGAGATATACCCATTTGTTGAATCCGGAAATCTATCATCCTCACCCTCACCTTCCCCTGAGGCATCATCACCACCTTCGACAACATCCCACACCAGTTCTCCGCCGGTAGCCCTCGGTCCTTCTGAGCCAACTTCTCAGGGGAAATCAA ACAGGCATGCATTTTCTCCTCAATCCGAGTTACGTCAACAGGAACAATGTTTTATCTTCATCTTGGAAGAACTTGCAGGATCTACCAAAAATTTTCATGATAATAATAAACTTGGAGAGGGGGGTTTCGGTTCA GGAACAACCAAGGACGGTAAGCAAATAGCAGTGAAAAAATTGTCTGCAAAGTCTAGGCAAGGTAAAGAAGAATTTATGAATGAAGTGAAGCTTATGGCCAATGTTCAACACCTAAACCTTGTGAAGCTATTTGGATGTTACGTTGAGGGAGATGAAAGGTTGATTGTCTATGAGTATCTACCCAACAAGAGCCTTGACACCTTTCTTTTTG ATCCAAAAAAGCGTAGACTGTTAGATTTGAAAAAGCGGTATAACATTATCATTGGAGTGGCTTGTGGCCTTCTCTATCTGCATGAAGATACACAGATGAAAATCATTCACAAAGACATTAAAGCAAATAATATTTTGCTTGACGACAAACTTCATCCAAAGATAGCTGACTTTGGCCTCGCTAAGCTTTTTGGGGATGATGAGTCGTATGCACAAACCAGAGTTGCAGACACATAG